The following coding sequences lie in one Paraburkholderia largidicola genomic window:
- a CDS encoding ParB/RepB/Spo0J family partition protein — protein MSIKDRLAKKTGDLMVPAPSQEAGRGASPRTAPGQMLAFRSAMRESSDRVSQLEAQLKEYDGAVAIRALDPKSIHASKWANRQDFGDESFAELKSLIGEAGGNTQPIKVRPSSDGDGYEIVFGHRRHRACLELDLPVNAIVDGEITEQGQFVQMDQENRARKNLSPWEQGVWYKRALDDKLWPSQNAMAKACGLSQGNISSALLVAELPAEVVGAFPSPHDIQFQAARKLSVALKKTPDEIVQRAVELADDSSRTAPEVLTALLAAARPAAPARKEEEVGIERKGELLVIRLRASGVPQDRVEELRQLITGFLEDVQSTAD, from the coding sequence ATGTCGATCAAGGACAGGCTTGCGAAGAAAACGGGTGACTTGATGGTTCCTGCTCCGTCCCAGGAGGCGGGGCGGGGCGCATCGCCGCGTACGGCGCCGGGGCAGATGCTGGCGTTTCGCAGCGCGATGCGCGAGAGCTCGGATCGCGTGTCGCAACTGGAAGCCCAGCTCAAGGAATACGATGGCGCCGTCGCAATTCGCGCGCTCGATCCGAAGTCGATCCATGCGTCGAAGTGGGCAAACCGCCAGGATTTCGGCGACGAGAGTTTTGCGGAACTGAAATCGCTGATCGGGGAGGCGGGCGGCAATACGCAGCCGATCAAGGTGCGGCCGTCGAGCGACGGTGACGGATACGAGATCGTGTTCGGGCATCGCCGGCATCGCGCGTGTCTGGAACTCGATTTGCCGGTGAACGCGATCGTCGATGGCGAAATCACCGAGCAAGGCCAGTTTGTCCAGATGGATCAGGAGAACCGCGCGCGGAAGAACCTGAGTCCGTGGGAGCAGGGCGTGTGGTACAAGCGCGCGCTCGACGACAAGTTGTGGCCGTCGCAGAACGCGATGGCGAAGGCGTGCGGCCTGTCGCAAGGGAATATTTCTAGCGCGCTTCTCGTGGCAGAGCTTCCGGCTGAGGTGGTTGGCGCGTTTCCGTCGCCGCACGATATCCAGTTTCAGGCTGCCCGGAAGTTGTCGGTGGCGCTCAAGAAGACGCCCGACGAGATCGTGCAGCGGGCGGTCGAGCTTGCCGATGATTCGTCGCGCACGGCGCCTGAGGTGTTGACCGCTTTGCTGGCGGCGGCTCGTCCTGCGGCTCCTGCCCGAAAGGAAGAAGAGGTTGGGATCGAGCGGAAGGGGGAATTGTTGGTGATTCGTCTGCGGGCTAGCGGTGTGCCGCAAGATCGGGTTGAGGAGTTGCGGCAACTGATCACCGGGTTTCTTGAGGACGTGCAGTCGACGGCGGATTGA
- a CDS encoding DUF3293 domain-containing protein: MFPESQIPRATIQAYLETHYQVHGSMPASLKIGEHNATLDAIHRLNDVESSAFVTACNPFSEPLDEAANAYRQEMLAVELMRHGLPHIEGVGQHPSNAWSGEASFLVLGVSVDAAKELGVRFEQNAIVWAGGDAVPQLVLLR, translated from the coding sequence TTGTTTCCCGAATCACAGATTCCTCGCGCCACGATCCAGGCTTATCTGGAGACGCACTATCAGGTGCACGGTTCCATGCCGGCTTCGCTGAAGATCGGCGAACACAATGCGACGCTGGATGCGATTCATCGTTTGAATGACGTGGAGAGCAGCGCGTTTGTGACGGCGTGCAATCCTTTTAGTGAACCCCTCGATGAGGCGGCTAATGCCTACCGGCAGGAGATGCTTGCCGTTGAACTGATGCGGCATGGGTTGCCGCATATCGAGGGTGTTGGTCAGCACCCTTCCAATGCTTGGTCCGGTGAAGCTAGCTTTCTTGTGCTGGGGGTGTCGGTCGACGCGGCGAAGGAGCTTGGCGTGCGGTTTGAGCAGAATGCGATCGTTTGGGCTGGAGGCGATGCGGTGCCTCAGTTGGTGCTTTTGCGTTAG
- a CDS encoding DUF445 domain-containing protein has protein sequence MNKEVELKRAKRRATLLLLIATAIFIATAFMQRSLWIDGIKAVAEAAMVGALADWFAVVALFRRVPIPGVAAHTAIIPQNKDKIADNLALFVREKFLDDSSIVGLIRKHDPAQSITNWLCVEENTQRLGGYVVKLTSGILELLDDARIQTFIKDALDAMLDKIDLSKTTGAILDTLTRDGRHQQLLDEGIEHLMALLGEPGVRAFIAEQIVDWLKREYPTLQKLMPSEWLGESGANVVADTVNNMLLRVSEDRDHKLRHKFDEAAARLIVKLKSDPAFLQKGEEIKRYVKESENLALYVRDLWSQLRDWLRRDLERDDSVLRAKVAAMGQWIGRELARDESLRRSLNDHMEEAARAMAPDFAGYLTRHISDTVKNWDSRDMSRQIELNIGKDLQYIRINGTLVGGCIGLLLYASSQIFALVRLHLG, from the coding sequence ATGAACAAGGAAGTCGAACTCAAACGAGCCAAGCGCCGCGCGACGCTGCTGCTGCTGATCGCCACCGCGATCTTCATCGCCACGGCCTTCATGCAACGCAGCCTGTGGATCGACGGCATCAAGGCCGTCGCGGAAGCCGCGATGGTCGGTGCGCTCGCCGACTGGTTCGCTGTCGTCGCGCTGTTCCGCCGCGTGCCGATTCCCGGTGTGGCCGCGCACACCGCGATCATCCCGCAGAACAAGGACAAGATCGCCGACAATCTCGCGCTTTTCGTGCGTGAGAAGTTTCTCGACGATTCATCGATAGTCGGCCTGATCCGCAAGCACGATCCCGCGCAAAGCATCACGAACTGGCTATGCGTCGAAGAGAATACGCAGCGCCTCGGCGGCTACGTGGTCAAGCTGACGAGCGGCATCCTCGAACTGCTGGACGACGCGCGTATCCAGACCTTCATCAAGGACGCGCTTGATGCGATGCTCGACAAGATCGACCTGTCGAAAACGACGGGCGCGATCCTCGACACACTGACGCGCGACGGCCGTCACCAGCAACTGCTCGACGAAGGCATCGAGCATCTGATGGCGTTGCTGGGCGAACCGGGCGTCCGCGCGTTCATCGCCGAGCAGATCGTCGACTGGCTCAAACGCGAATACCCGACCCTCCAGAAACTGATGCCTTCCGAATGGTTAGGCGAGAGCGGCGCGAACGTCGTCGCGGATACCGTCAACAACATGCTGTTGCGCGTGAGCGAGGACCGCGATCACAAGCTGCGCCACAAATTCGACGAAGCCGCCGCGCGTCTCATCGTCAAGCTGAAGTCCGATCCCGCGTTTCTGCAGAAGGGCGAAGAGATCAAGCGCTACGTAAAAGAAAGCGAGAATCTCGCGCTATACGTGAGAGACCTGTGGAGTCAGTTGCGCGACTGGTTGCGGCGCGATCTCGAGCGCGACGATTCCGTGCTGCGCGCGAAGGTGGCCGCGATGGGGCAATGGATCGGGCGCGAACTGGCGCGAGATGAATCGCTGCGCCGCTCGCTGAACGATCATATGGAAGAAGCGGCGCGCGCGATGGCGCCGGATTTCGCAGGCTATCTGACGCGCCACATCAGCGACACGGTCAAGAACTGGGATTCACGCGACATGTCGCGACAGATCGAGTTGAACATCGGCAAAGACCTGCAATACATCCGCATCAACGGAACGCTGGTCGGCGGATGTATCGGGCTGCTGCTGTATGCAAGCTCGCAGATTTTCGCGCTCGTGCGGCTGCACCTCGGGTAG
- a CDS encoding MOSC domain-containing protein: protein MPLNPSSPLARLLNGPIHPGKVVWIGLRPRRKVAMAVVETAQIDADAGLVGDHYGSRSGARQVTLIQAESLRSIASHLGRSDVAAIDVRRNIVTQGINLMALKDRQFRIGDAVLQTTGECHPCSRMEEVLGVGGYNAVRGFGGITARVVKGGTIGIGDVIEALPVTG from the coding sequence ATGCCGCTCAATCCTTCGTCGCCGCTCGCCCGACTGCTCAACGGTCCGATCCATCCCGGCAAGGTCGTCTGGATCGGTTTGCGGCCGCGGCGAAAAGTCGCGATGGCGGTGGTCGAGACGGCGCAGATCGACGCTGACGCGGGGCTTGTCGGCGATCACTACGGGAGCCGTAGCGGCGCGCGCCAGGTGACGCTGATTCAGGCCGAAAGCCTGCGCAGCATCGCAAGTCATCTGGGACGCAGCGACGTGGCCGCCATCGACGTGCGCCGCAACATCGTGACCCAAGGCATCAATCTGATGGCGTTGAAAGACCGGCAATTTCGCATCGGCGATGCCGTGCTGCAAACGACGGGCGAATGTCACCCGTGTTCGCGTATGGAAGAAGTGCTGGGCGTGGGCGGATACAACGCCGTGCGGGGCTTCGGCGGCATCACGGCGCGCGTCGTGAAAGGCGGCACGATCGGAATCGGCGACGTGATCGAAGCGCTGCCCGTCACGGGCTAG
- the msrB gene encoding peptide-methionine (R)-S-oxide reductase MsrB, with translation MPDYKKTPEAVARLTAEQRRVTQESGTERPFYNEFWDSKEAGLYVDVVSGEPLFTSMDKFDSGCGWPSFTKPLEDEHVVELRDMSHGMIRTEVRSKHGDSHLGHVFPDGPRETGGLRYCINSASLRFIPLSRLDEEGYGQYRNLFEVAKK, from the coding sequence ATGCCCGACTACAAAAAGACACCGGAAGCAGTGGCCCGACTCACCGCCGAACAGCGTCGCGTGACGCAGGAAAGCGGGACGGAACGCCCCTTCTACAACGAGTTCTGGGACAGCAAGGAAGCCGGCCTGTATGTCGACGTCGTATCCGGCGAGCCGCTTTTCACGTCGATGGACAAGTTCGACAGCGGCTGCGGCTGGCCGAGCTTCACGAAACCGCTTGAGGACGAACACGTCGTCGAACTGCGCGACATGAGCCACGGCATGATCCGCACCGAAGTGCGCTCGAAACATGGCGACAGTCACCTCGGTCACGTGTTTCCGGACGGACCGCGCGAGACGGGCGGACTGCGTTATTGCATCAACTCGGCGTCGCTGCGCTTCATCCCCCTCTCGCGGCTGGACGAAGAAGGTTACGGGCAATACCGGAATCTCTTCGAAGTCGCGAAGAAGTAA
- a CDS encoding DNA-3-methyladenine glycosylase I codes for MKKTTSTTKRAAKKALAAAKKAARPKKPQPLDAIIGADGLARPPWASVDPLLKDYYDTEWGMPVRDERGLFERLSLEAFQSGLSWATILRKRDAFREAFANFDPDVVATFDEKDIERLMNDERIVRNRAKILATIANAAATIRLREEGGLAALIWSFQPHTTPAPRTIAEIPTTSDESVALSKALRKRGFVFVGPTTMHALMEATGIVDTHLVDSHRRGSSGVWPRE; via the coding sequence ATGAAGAAAACAACGTCCACCACGAAGCGCGCCGCAAAAAAGGCGCTCGCTGCTGCAAAGAAAGCGGCGCGTCCGAAAAAGCCGCAACCGCTCGACGCAATCATTGGCGCCGATGGACTTGCCCGTCCGCCGTGGGCATCCGTCGATCCGCTGCTGAAGGATTACTACGACACCGAATGGGGCATGCCCGTGCGCGACGAGCGAGGCCTGTTTGAACGCCTGAGCCTGGAGGCGTTCCAGTCGGGATTGTCGTGGGCGACCATCTTGCGCAAGCGCGACGCGTTTCGCGAGGCGTTCGCCAACTTCGATCCGGACGTCGTCGCAACGTTCGACGAAAAGGACATCGAACGTCTGATGAACGATGAGCGCATCGTCCGCAACCGGGCGAAGATTCTTGCGACGATCGCCAACGCCGCCGCGACGATCCGCCTGCGCGAAGAGGGCGGCCTCGCCGCGCTGATCTGGTCGTTCCAGCCGCACACGACACCCGCGCCGCGAACGATCGCCGAGATTCCGACCACGTCGGACGAATCGGTCGCGTTGAGCAAGGCGCTGCGCAAGCGCGGCTTCGTCTTCGTCGGACCGACGACGATGCATGCGCTGATGGAAGCGACGGGCATCGTGGATACGCATCTCGTCGACAGTCATCGCCGCGGCAGTTCGGGCGTGTGGCCGCGCGAGTGA
- a CDS encoding zinc-finger-containing protein, producing the protein MRVGKPVKALPQPLCDYCGAKAVLARAGEESYPYRDDHGPVWVCTPCQAWIGIHARSTRHVPLGRLADAALRDAKSRLHDALEPLVAGKVRRDGVNAFEARAKAIRWVSTELGFDPLPNSIHMLSPDQCEQALRYVEAFMAARRNS; encoded by the coding sequence ATGCGCGTAGGCAAACCCGTCAAGGCGCTGCCGCAGCCGCTGTGCGATTACTGCGGCGCGAAAGCCGTGCTCGCGCGCGCGGGCGAAGAGAGCTATCCGTATCGCGACGATCACGGCCCCGTCTGGGTCTGCACGCCGTGCCAGGCGTGGATCGGCATTCATGCGCGCAGCACGCGGCATGTGCCGCTCGGACGCCTCGCCGACGCCGCGCTGCGCGACGCGAAAAGCCGCTTGCACGACGCGCTCGAACCGCTCGTCGCCGGCAAGGTGCGGCGCGACGGCGTCAATGCGTTCGAAGCGCGCGCGAAAGCGATCCGCTGGGTGTCGACCGAACTGGGTTTCGATCCGCTGCCCAATTCGATTCACATGCTGTCGCCCGATCAGTGCGAGCAGGCGCTGCGCTATGTCGAGGCGTTCATGGCTGCGCGGCGAAACAGTTGA
- a CDS encoding c-type cytochrome, which translates to MNHSFNRIPAASALAACLALTSIHSMAAVKVCTFPGSPSAALDEAVARDAFAQAGIAATIVRHGIGEGDDDGVSLRELDKTLARDCDVIAGFPRSNVADASNSKLQFSHGYLRAGYVSIEAPDANPQGAAKNTVAATYASPAQLIAVQQPSVTLDLENTSALTVEAVAKGQAQRAIVWYPAVVAYRLAHPQRHFTVAAARSPYADWQLVFAFGPRTAALRERIDAALDKMSGSGRLAGLTHDWAMPAHTLDATARDDDARFRDGPSASRASAQRLLLATANADSAGGFVKIAADAAGGTPAFDQAQATHGKTLYSAACAKCHGAQLQGVTAPALQGPAFAPASNAHLTIGGVFTYMSTNMPADKPGKMKDQDYADIMAFLLYSNGYRASGAKMTADNARALATPLNAGAGK; encoded by the coding sequence ATGAACCACTCTTTCAACCGTATCCCGGCAGCGAGCGCGCTCGCTGCCTGTCTCGCACTCACGTCGATTCATTCGATGGCGGCCGTGAAGGTCTGCACGTTTCCCGGCAGTCCGTCGGCGGCGCTGGACGAGGCCGTCGCGCGCGATGCGTTTGCGCAGGCAGGCATCGCCGCGACGATCGTCAGGCACGGCATCGGCGAAGGCGACGACGACGGCGTCTCGCTTCGAGAACTCGACAAGACGCTTGCACGCGACTGCGACGTGATCGCGGGCTTTCCGCGCTCGAATGTGGCCGATGCGTCGAACAGCAAGCTGCAGTTCTCGCACGGCTACCTGCGCGCGGGCTATGTGAGCATCGAAGCGCCCGACGCCAATCCGCAGGGCGCGGCGAAGAACACCGTCGCAGCCACCTATGCGAGTCCCGCGCAGCTGATCGCCGTGCAGCAGCCGAGCGTCACGCTCGATCTGGAGAACACGTCAGCGTTGACTGTCGAAGCCGTGGCAAAGGGACAGGCGCAGCGCGCGATCGTCTGGTATCCGGCTGTTGTCGCGTATCGGCTTGCGCATCCGCAACGGCACTTCACTGTCGCTGCCGCGCGCTCGCCGTATGCGGACTGGCAACTCGTATTCGCATTCGGACCGCGCACGGCGGCGTTGCGCGAGCGGATCGATGCGGCGCTCGACAAGATGTCGGGCAGCGGACGGCTCGCTGGCTTGACGCACGACTGGGCGATGCCTGCGCACACGCTCGACGCAACCGCACGCGACGACGACGCGCGCTTTCGCGACGGCCCGTCCGCCTCTCGCGCGTCGGCGCAACGTTTGCTGCTGGCGACAGCGAATGCAGACAGCGCGGGCGGCTTCGTGAAGATCGCCGCCGACGCGGCGGGCGGAACGCCCGCGTTCGATCAGGCGCAAGCGACCCACGGCAAGACGCTCTATTCGGCGGCGTGCGCGAAATGCCACGGCGCGCAGTTGCAGGGCGTGACGGCGCCCGCGCTGCAAGGGCCGGCGTTTGCGCCCGCGTCGAACGCGCATCTGACGATTGGCGGCGTGTTCACGTACATGTCGACGAACATGCCCGCTGACAAACCCGGCAAGATGAAGGATCAGGATTACGCGGACATCATGGCGTTCCTGCTCTATTCGAATGGTTATCGGGCGAGCGGCGCGAAGATGACGGCCGACAATGCCCGCGCTCTGGCGACGCCGCTCAATGCCGGAGCCGGAAAGTGA
- a CDS encoding methanol/ethanol family PQQ-dependent dehydrogenase: protein MKTTPASATRLAMLVAGVVAVISLKPATVAAAADYPAVTYERLTSAQSDPGWLTYYRTYNGQAHSPLKQIDTSNVKNLKQTWAYKFPAELQQGFEATPIINGRFLFVTTPKDNVYAFDAATGKQLWKYEPKLGAEAFKNACCDVVNRGVALYGKNVYVAMLNGEVAALDAQTGALVWKKQMFEPGTGYAFSLAPLALDGSLVVGSSGGEYGARGFIAALDPENGNVQWKRYTVPGAKEPGGNTWPDGTQEHGGAPAWLTGTFDPASKTLYWGVGNPGPWLADLRPGDNLYSDSLLALDPKTGNLKWHYQYTAHDTWDYDGVNTPVLANISYEGKDYDAIIHADRNGFFHAIDRSNGKLIYARPFVKATSVTGYTAEGKPVQDPSKYPKAGTTIETCPSFLGGKNWWSVSYDADKHIAIIPALHACMSLSGKSVTYMEGLPYLGEGFEIKPEPGSKGYGELQAIDVNTGKKLWSHWSKLPWNGGVATTASGLAFSGSLDGHLYAFDVTSGKVLWQSPKLASGIIAQPSVFEIDGKEYVAVLAGYGGANPIWGGPMAKAADKVPRGGTLYVFALNHS from the coding sequence ATGAAGACAACCCCGGCTTCGGCCACACGGCTCGCGATGCTCGTCGCGGGCGTCGTGGCCGTCATCAGTCTGAAGCCCGCAACGGTAGCCGCCGCGGCCGACTATCCCGCCGTGACCTACGAGCGGCTCACCTCGGCGCAAAGCGATCCAGGCTGGCTCACGTACTACCGCACGTATAACGGCCAGGCGCATTCGCCGCTCAAGCAGATCGACACGTCGAACGTGAAGAACCTGAAGCAGACGTGGGCCTACAAGTTTCCTGCGGAGCTTCAGCAAGGCTTCGAAGCGACGCCCATCATCAATGGCCGCTTCCTGTTCGTGACGACGCCCAAGGACAACGTCTACGCATTCGATGCCGCCACCGGCAAGCAGTTGTGGAAGTACGAGCCGAAGCTCGGCGCGGAAGCGTTCAAGAACGCGTGTTGCGATGTCGTGAACCGTGGCGTCGCGCTCTATGGCAAGAACGTGTATGTCGCGATGCTCAACGGCGAAGTGGCCGCGCTCGATGCGCAAACGGGCGCACTGGTCTGGAAGAAACAGATGTTCGAGCCGGGCACCGGCTACGCCTTCTCGCTCGCGCCGCTGGCACTCGATGGCTCGCTGGTGGTCGGCAGTTCCGGCGGCGAGTACGGCGCGCGCGGGTTCATCGCGGCGCTCGATCCCGAGAACGGCAACGTGCAGTGGAAGCGCTACACCGTGCCGGGCGCGAAGGAGCCGGGCGGCAACACATGGCCCGACGGCACGCAGGAGCACGGCGGTGCGCCCGCATGGCTGACGGGCACGTTCGATCCCGCCAGCAAGACGCTTTATTGGGGCGTCGGCAATCCGGGGCCGTGGCTCGCGGATCTTCGCCCGGGTGACAACCTCTATTCGGACTCGCTGCTCGCGCTCGATCCGAAAACGGGCAACCTCAAATGGCACTACCAGTACACGGCTCACGACACGTGGGACTACGACGGTGTCAATACACCCGTGCTCGCCAATATCAGCTACGAAGGCAAGGACTATGACGCGATCATCCATGCCGACCGCAACGGCTTCTTCCATGCAATCGACCGCAGCAACGGCAAGCTGATCTATGCGCGCCCGTTCGTGAAGGCGACCTCTGTCACGGGCTACACGGCAGAAGGCAAACCCGTTCAGGACCCGTCGAAGTATCCGAAAGCGGGAACCACGATCGAAACCTGCCCGAGCTTCCTCGGTGGCAAGAACTGGTGGTCGGTTTCCTACGACGCGGACAAGCACATCGCGATCATCCCCGCGCTGCATGCGTGCATGTCGCTGTCCGGCAAATCGGTGACGTACATGGAGGGCTTGCCGTACCTCGGCGAAGGCTTCGAGATCAAGCCCGAGCCGGGCAGCAAGGGATATGGCGAATTGCAGGCCATCGACGTGAACACGGGCAAGAAGCTCTGGAGCCACTGGAGCAAGCTGCCCTGGAACGGCGGCGTCGCGACGACGGCGAGCGGCCTCGCGTTCAGCGGCTCGCTCGACGGCCACCTGTACGCGTTCGACGTCACGAGCGGCAAGGTGCTGTGGCAAAGCCCGAAGCTCGCGAGCGGCATCATTGCGCAGCCTTCCGTGTTCGAGATCGACGGCAAGGAATATGTCGCGGTGCTGGCCGGTTATGGCGGCGCCAATCCGATCTGGGGCGGCCCGATGGCCAAGGCTGCCGACAAGGTGCCGCGCGGCGGAACGCTGTATGTGTTCGCGCTCAACCATTCGTGA
- a CDS encoding flagellar motor protein MotA → MSDLMMFLIVGGALGVLALLCVAMWILILHKSHTEWRLAADNYRLTSSVWTETSADSPSRSAR, encoded by the coding sequence ATGTCCGACCTGATGATGTTTCTGATCGTCGGTGGTGCGCTCGGCGTGCTGGCGTTGCTATGCGTCGCCATGTGGATACTGATTCTGCACAAGTCCCACACGGAATGGCGGCTTGCCGCCGACAACTATCGCCTCACGTCGTCGGTCTGGACCGAGACATCCGCGGATAGCCCATCACGATCGGCGCGCTAG
- the pqqD gene encoding pyrroloquinoline quinone biosynthesis peptide chaperone PqqD codes for MMPMPANTGASERPRLRDLFRLQWEPVQDAYVLLYPEGLVKLNPSAGEILSRCDGTRDLDGIIGELEALFNAPGLATDVYQFIDHARQRGWLD; via the coding sequence ATGATGCCGATGCCTGCGAACACCGGTGCAAGCGAGCGCCCGAGGCTACGTGATCTGTTCCGGCTGCAATGGGAGCCTGTCCAGGACGCATACGTCCTGCTGTATCCAGAGGGCCTGGTGAAACTCAATCCGAGCGCAGGCGAAATTCTCTCGCGCTGCGACGGCACGCGCGATCTCGACGGCATCATCGGCGAGCTCGAAGCGCTCTTCAATGCGCCCGGTCTCGCGACAGACGTGTATCAGTTCATCGATCATGCGCGGCAACGCGGCTGGCTCGATTGA
- the pqqA gene encoding pyrroloquinoline quinone precursor peptide PqqA: MQWTTPAYTDLRFGFEITMYIANR, from the coding sequence ATGCAATGGACTACGCCCGCCTATACCGATCTGCGTTTCGGCTTTGAAATCACGATGTATATCGCCAACCGCTGA
- a CDS encoding sigma-54-dependent Fis family transcriptional regulator, producing the protein MRDDATTTGSLTGRENGWLTPSIQKAHERSETFGLSAAMRPDYDVLTHGELRMKLEQNLVLCAHATPVMETLREQIANTQSMIVLTDAQGLILHSIGDDDFLQRAEKVALMAGANWAEERQGTNAIGTAIAERTATVVHGDQHYLAANRFLTCSSVPILDPYGDLVGVLDVTGDHRGYHQHTMALAKMSVQMIENHLFANTFRNTLQIAFHGRPEFLGTLMEGIMAFTCDGRFLSANRSAQFQVGLPLAAMRAHTLSSLFGLTTPQLIDRLRASQGHHITLDLNNGTVVCANVEFRRPTLGSETAWPADLPASARPAAARTPLTRTASPTNAPSRLDSLDTGDPQVCAVVGKVRKVLGKDIPILITGETGTGKELLAQAIHNDSPRRAGPFVAVNCASIPENLIESELFGYEDGAFTGARRKGAIGKLLQANGGTLFLDEIGDMPYPLQVRLLRVLQERVVDPLGSSKSIPVDIAIICATHRNLREMIVQNRFREDLYYRLNGLVVRLPPLRERTDLAIVIGRMLQSVPSDEIAGAPLSLADDVKTLFEQCAWPGNFRQLGNLLRTAAAMVDDDGQIRREHLPDDFFDDLRSSSALAARAADYPLPLHDARMQDVQASAIAAAVARHNGNVSAAARALGISRNTVYRKMPSLCASDPQDNGVSEN; encoded by the coding sequence ATGCGCGACGATGCGACGACAACCGGATCGCTGACAGGCCGGGAAAACGGCTGGCTCACCCCGTCGATCCAGAAAGCGCACGAGAGGTCGGAAACGTTCGGGCTGAGTGCCGCGATGCGTCCCGACTACGATGTGCTGACGCACGGCGAATTGCGCATGAAGCTCGAACAGAATCTCGTGCTGTGCGCGCACGCCACGCCCGTCATGGAGACGCTGCGCGAGCAGATCGCGAACACGCAAAGCATGATCGTGCTCACCGATGCGCAAGGGCTGATTCTTCATTCGATCGGCGACGACGATTTTCTGCAGCGCGCCGAGAAAGTCGCGCTCATGGCGGGCGCCAACTGGGCCGAGGAACGGCAAGGCACGAATGCGATCGGCACGGCCATCGCCGAGCGCACGGCCACCGTCGTGCACGGCGATCAGCACTATCTCGCCGCCAACCGCTTCCTGACCTGTTCCAGCGTGCCGATCCTCGACCCGTACGGCGATCTGGTCGGCGTGCTCGACGTGACAGGCGACCATCGCGGCTACCATCAGCACACGATGGCGCTCGCGAAGATGTCCGTGCAGATGATCGAAAACCATCTGTTCGCCAACACCTTCCGCAACACGCTGCAAATCGCGTTTCATGGCCGGCCGGAGTTTCTGGGCACGTTGATGGAAGGCATCATGGCCTTCACGTGCGACGGCCGCTTTCTGTCCGCGAATCGCAGCGCGCAGTTCCAGGTTGGGCTGCCGCTCGCAGCGATGCGCGCGCATACGCTGTCGTCGCTGTTCGGATTGACGACGCCGCAGCTGATCGACCGCCTGCGCGCGAGCCAGGGCCATCACATCACGCTCGATCTGAACAACGGCACGGTCGTGTGCGCGAACGTCGAGTTTCGCCGCCCGACGCTCGGCAGCGAGACAGCATGGCCCGCCGACCTTCCCGCCAGCGCGCGGCCCGCCGCTGCGCGCACGCCGCTGACGAGAACCGCGTCGCCCACCAACGCGCCGTCGCGGCTCGACTCGCTCGACACCGGCGATCCACAGGTTTGCGCCGTCGTCGGGAAGGTGCGCAAGGTGCTGGGCAAGGACATTCCCATTCTGATCACGGGCGAGACGGGTACCGGCAAGGAACTGCTCGCGCAGGCCATCCACAACGATTCGCCGCGCCGCGCGGGCCCGTTCGTCGCGGTCAATTGCGCATCGATCCCCGAAAACCTGATCGAGTCGGAGCTTTTCGGTTACGAAGACGGCGCCTTTACGGGCGCGCGGCGCAAAGGCGCGATCGGCAAACTGCTGCAGGCCAACGGTGGCACGCTGTTTCTCGACGAGATCGGCGACATGCCGTATCCGTTGCAGGTGCGGCTGCTGCGCGTGCTGCAGGAACGCGTGGTCGATCCGCTCGGCTCCAGCAAATCGATTCCCGTCGACATCGCGATCATCTGCGCGACGCACCGCAATCTGCGCGAAATGATCGTGCAGAACCGGTTCCGTGAGGACCTGTATTACCGTTTGAACGGCCTCGTCGTCAGACTGCCGCCCTTGCGCGAGCGCACCGATCTCGCCATCGTCATCGGGAGGATGTTGCAGTCGGTGCCGTCCGACGAAATCGCCGGCGCGCCGCTCAGCCTTGCAGACGACGTGAAGACGCTGTTCGAGCAATGCGCATGGCCGGGCAATTTCCGCCAGCTCGGCAATCTGCTGCGCACGGCGGCCGCGATGGTCGACGACGACGGACAAATCCGCCGCGAGCATCTGCCCGACGACTTCTTCGACGATCTGCGCAGCAGTTCGGCACTGGCGGCGCGCGCGGCGGACTATCCGTTGCCGCTGCACGACGCACGGATGCAGGACGTACAGGCCTCCGCGATTGCGGCGGCTGTCGCGCGGCATAACGGGAACGTATCGGCGGCCGCGCGCGCGCTCGGTATTTCGCGCAATACGGTCTATCGCAAGATGCCCTCCCTGTGCGCCAGCGATCCGCAAGACAACGGCGTGAGCGAGAACTAG